Genomic DNA from Acidimicrobiales bacterium:
GGTTGCTCGCCACGCTCCTCGCCGTGTCGATCATCACCTTCGGCATGACCAAGCTCCTGCCCGGTGATCCGGTCAACGCCATCCTCGGGGTCGACAACCTCCAGGATCCGGAACTCGTCGAGCAGATTCGCGAGGAGCTGCACCTCAACGACCCGCTCCCGGTGCAGTACGCCCGGTGGCTCGGCAACGCCGTGCAAGGTGATCTCGGCCGGTCCTACATCACCGATCAGCCGGTCATGACCACGATCAAGGAACGCATCCCGGTCACGGCCCAACTCGCCTTCATGGCGGTGATCATCGCCGTGCTGCTCGCCGTGCCCATTGGGGTGCTCGGCGCCTACAAGCAGGGGAAGAAGGCCGACCAGATCAGCTCAGCCGGCGTGCAGGTCGCACTGTCGGTGCCGAACTTCATCACCGGCATCTTCCTGACCTATTTGTTCTCCATCAAGCTCGGTTGGTTTCCGAACTCGAGCTGGAAACGGCTGAGCGAGGCCGGACTGATCGACAACCTGAAGTCAGCGATCCTGCCGTCCGTTGCGCTCGCCTCAACCCAGATGGCGATCTTCTCCCGCCTCGTGCGTTCCGACATGATCGCCACCCTGCAGGAGAATTTCGTGCTCTCCGCCCGAGCCAAGGGCCTCAAGGACCGCTACATCCTGCTCCGCCATGCCTTACGACCGAGTTCGCTGAGCCTCGTCACGATCGTCGGCATCAACTTCGGTGCGCTCCTCGGCGGCACCGTCGTGATCGAGTTCCTCTTCGCCATCCCCGGGTTGGGCGGACGACTCCTGAACGCCATCAGCCAGCGTGACATCATGGTGATCCAGGGGATCACGGTGTTCGTGGCTGCGGTCTATGTCATCATCAACACCCTTGTCGACCTGCTCTACGCCGTCGTCGATCCGCGAATCCGAAAGGGCTGAGTGCCATGACCATCGCCGAAGGCACCACCACCGCCGAAGATCTCATCGTCTTCGCCGAGGCCGACCAACCGCCTCCTGGAAACGAACCGAAGGGCCGCGAATCGGCCCTTTCGATCTTCCGGTCGATGCCGATCGTGGTCAAGCTGGCCGCGATCTGGCTGATCCTCATCGTCGTCGGTGCACTCTATGCCAAGCTCGACGGCCTCCTCGACGACGCATTGCCGTTGAAGGATCCGTTGCTCCAGAACAACATCTTCAATCCGAAGACCGGCCAGCGGGGCACAGGGTCGCCGATCGAGAACCCCAGCGGCAATCATTGGTTGGGCACCGACGTGCTCGCCCGTGACAGCTTCTCCCGCATCGTTCACGGGGCCTGGGTATCGATGATCGTCGCCACCGTGTCGGCCGTCGTCGGTGTCTGCGTCGGCGGCTTCCTCGGCTCGCTGGTCGGCTTCGTCCGGGGTCGCACCGAAACCATCGTGATGGCTTTCATCGACGTGATCCTCGCCTTCCCCGCCCTCATCCTCCTGCTCGCCATGGTGTCGATCTTCGAGGTCCGCAACCTCTACGTGATCGCCGGCGTCATCGGCTTCCTGTCGATTCCGGCCTACACCCGTGTGGCCCGGGCCAATTCCCTCGCCATCTCCAATCGCGAGTTCGTGCTCGCCGCTCGAGCGATCGGCACCAAGCCCCGCACGATCCTGTTCAAAGAGATCATTCCCAACGTCTTCCCGACGCTGCTCTCCTACGCGCTGGTGGCCGCGGCCTTCGTGATCGTGGTCGAGGGTTCGCTGTCGTTCCTCGGCCTGAGCGTGTCACCACCCACGCCTACCTGGGGCAACATGATCAACGAGGCCCGACGCGACATCAAGGTGTCGATTCTGCCGGTGCTATGGCCCTCGCTCGCGCTGACCCTGACAGTCTTGTCGCTCAACCAGGTCGGCGACTGGTTCCAGAAGCGGCGTGCGGTGCGTTCCTCCGCTCTGTAGATCAGGGGTTCTGGAGTAGGTCGATAAGGCTGCTCGTATCCCACCGGTTGCCGCCTCGGGCCTGGACTCGGGCGTAGAACTGATCGACCAGGGCTGCCACCGGCAGGCTGGCGCCTCGGGCATTGCCCTCGTCGAGGGCAATGCCAAGATCCTTGCGCATCCAATCGACGGCGAAGCCGAAGTCGAACGACCCCTCGACCATCGTGGTGCCGCGGTTGTCCATCTGCCACGATCCCGCGGCTCCCTTCGAGATCGTGGCCAGCACCCGGTCGGTATCGAGCCCGGCCAGCATCGCCAGGTGGAGACCTTCGGAGAGTCCCTGCAGCGTGCCGGCGATCGCGATCTGGTTGACCATCTTCGTGAGCTGGCCACTGCCGACGGGCCCGATGAGCGTGGCGTTGATGGCGTACGTCTCGAGCAGGGGAGCGACGGATTCGAACGTCTCGGCCTCACCACCGCACATGACGGTGAGCCGACCGTTCTCGGCGCCGGCTTGCCCTCCTGACACCGGACCGTCGACGAAACCCACGCCCCGGGCGACGCAGGCGTCGCCGAGTTCACGAGCCAGTGCGGCCGATGCCGTGGTGTGATCGATCAGCACGCTGCCGTTGGCCATCGCATCGAGCGCTCCGTCGTCGCCGTAGACGACCGACCGAACGTCGTCGTCGTTGCCGACGATCGTGATGACCACCTCGGCGCCCTCGGCTGCGTTCGCCGGGGTGGCCGCCAGTGCGCCGCCGTACTGTTCGACCCATGCGTCAGCCTTCGAGGAGGTCCGGTTGTACACCGTGACCTCGTGCCCGGCCTGCTGGAGATGCCCGGCCATGGGAAACCCCATGACACCCAGTCCGATGAATCCGATGCGCATGCCGATGTCTCCTCACAGATCGTGCGGCGACGCCCGCGATCGGTTGCGGACGCTGCCCCTCCTGGCAGGATAGGAAGCAATGTCGTCGCGTCGTAGCCAGATCGCACCGTTTCACGTGATGGAAGTGATGCGTCAGGCACAGGAACACGAGTCGGCAGGCAACGAGGTCCTGCACCTCGAGGTCGGCCAACCCGGCACGCCGGCGCCGGCGGGCGCCCGAGCCGCGGCGATCGCCGCCATCGGCACCGCCACGCTCGGCTACACCGCCGCCCTCGGAACACCGGAGCTACGTGCTCGCATCGCTCGCTGGTACGACGAACGACACCAGCTCGCCGTCGATCCCGGCTGCGTCGTCGTGACCACCGGGGCGTCGGGCAGCTGCGTCCTGGCGTTCCTCGCCCTGTGGGACCCCGGCGATCGGGTCGCCGTGATCGAGCCGGGATATCCGTGCTACCGAAACGATCTCGAAGCCCTCGGCATCGATGTCGTCGGGCTCCCCGTCGACATCGCCGACCAGTGCAAACCGACCATCGAACAACTCGACGCGCTCCTCCCGCTCGACGGCCTGGTGCTCGCCAGCCCGAGCAACCCGACGGGCACCGTGCTCGCCGACCACGAGCTGCAAGCGCTCGCCCGCTGGGCCGACGTCAACGAGGTCCGCCTCGTCGTCGACGAGATCTATCACGGCATCACCTTCGACCGCCCCGCCACCACCGCCCTTGCCCACAGCGCGAACGTGGTCGTCTTCAACAGCTTCTCGAAGTACTTCTCCATGACCGGCTGGCGCCTCGGCTGGATCGTGGCCCCGCTCGACCTCATCGCCCCCCTCGAGCGGCTGGCGCAGAACCTGAGTATCTGTGCGCCGAGCGTGTCGCAGGTGGCCGGGCTTGCGGCGTTCGACGACCTCGCCGAACTCGATGCCAACGTCGCCGTCTATGCCGAGAACCGGCGCATCATGCTCGAGGGGTTGGCCAACGCCGGCTTCGATGAGCTCGCGCCGGCCGACGGTGCCTTCTATGTGTGGGCCAGTATCCGACACCTTGGCATGGACGCCGTCGACCTGTGCCAACAGTGGCTCCGCGAACTCGACATCGCCGTCACCCCCGGGATCGACTTCGATCCCAGACGCGGCCACGATTTCGTGCGATTCTCATACGCCGGTTCGACCGCCCACATCACCGAGGCCATGCACCGTCTGGGTCGCTGGCACGCAGCACGAGAAGAGTCAGCGTCATGAACCAACCACGACTGGTCAAGGATCAACCCAAGCGCCCCGGTCCATCGACGCCGACGCTGTTGCGTCGCGGGGCGACCATGGCGTGCCCGGCGTGTGGCGAACGAAAGGGGTTGTTCCGGCGATGGACCAAGATGGCCGATGCCTGCCCCAATTGCGGGCTCGTCTTCGGTCGGTTCGAAGGCCAGTGGATCGGCGCCATCGGGATCAACACGATCGCCAGCTTCTTCATCTTGATGGTGTTCGTCGGGGTGGCCACGGCGCTGTCGTTCCCCAACCCGAACGCCAAGGCACTCATCATCATGTCGGTGATCGTGGCCGTGACGATGCCGCTCCTGCTCTTCCCGTTCAGTCGAACGTTCTGGATGGGGATGGACCTCATGATGACCCCGCTCGAACCGCACGAGGTCGACTGGACCAAGGTCGAGCCCGCCATCGCCGACGACATGAAGCGGCGGGCAGCCGAGATCGAACGCGAGCGGGCCGAGGCGGAAGCGGCACTCCAACGAACGACCGAAGGTGAGCAGTGACAACCGAGACCTACGACCTGATCATCGTCGGAAGCGGCTCGGGGAACTCCATCCCCGAGTATCTCGACGGCTGGAAGATCGCCATCGTGGAGCGCGACGTCTTCGGTGGGACCTGCCTGAACCGTGGCTGCATCCCCTCGAAGATGTTCGTCCTGCCGGCCGACGTCGCCGAGACGGTTCGCCACGCCCAGCGGCTCGGCATCAATGCCAGCGTGGCGAACATCGACTGGGTGGGCATCCGCGACCGGGTGTTCGGCCTCATCGACCCGATCGCCGCCGGGGGAGAGGTGTACCGCGCTACCGGCTCCGAACACATCACGCTGCTGCGTGGCACGGCGCGCTTCATCGGCGACAAGACGTTCAACGTGGCCGGGCCCGATGGGTCCAACCAGACCATCACTGCGCCGAAGGTGCTGCTCGCCGCCGGCGCTCGACCGATGATCCCGGCCATCCCCGGACTGGCCGACGTTCGCTACCACACGTCCGACTCGATCATGCGGCTCGACCACTTCCCACCACGGCTCGGCATCATCGGTGGCGGCTTCATCGCCGTCGAGATGGGGCACGTGTTCAGCGGGCTCGGCTCCGACGTCCATGTGTTCAACCGCTCGACGAGGCTCCTCCGCCACCACGACGCCGAGATCTCCGACCGATTCACGCAAGTGTTCTCCGAGCGAGTCACCTTCCACGCCGGGTGCATCCCCGACCGCATCGAGCACGCCGACCACACGATCCTCGTGCATGCCGACGGGCACACCCACGAGTTCGACGAGCTGCTCGTCGCGACGGGGCGGGTCCCCAACAGCGACCTCCTCGACGCTGCCGCCGGCGGGCTCGAGCTGCACGACGATGGTCGGGTGGTGGTCGACGAGACGATGGCGACGCCGGTCGAGGGTGTCTGGGCGGTGGGTGATCTTGCGAACTCCTACCAGCTGAAGCACTTGGCGAATGCCGAGGCCAAGGTCGCCTTCTGGAACCTTGCGCATCCTGACGACCTCCGCTCGACCAACTATGCGGCCGTGCCGTCGGCGGTCTTCAGTGATCCGCAGGTGGCAACGGTCGGCTACTCGGAGTCCGAAGCGACCATGTTGGGCATCGACTATGCGGTCGGGCGCCGTGACTATGGCGGCACCGCCTATGGCTGGGCGCTGATCGACGAGACGTCGTTCGCGAAGGTCCTGGTCAGCCGGTCCACCGGTCTGGTCATCGGCGCCCACATCATCGGGCCGCAAGCCGCCACACTGATCCAGCCGCTCATCCAGGCCATGCAGTTCGGGCTGCCGGCCGAGCGCATGGCCCGCGAGATGTACTACATCCACCCGGCTCTTACCGAAGTGGTCGAAAACGCCCTGCTCGATGCCCTCGAGTGAGTGAACTTGCTGCTCATGACGGGCCAAAACCGCCGATACAGTCGAGGTAGAGAGGAGCACCGTTGCCCGCTGACGCCGATGCCGAACAGATTGCCGAAGTCCTGAGGTACGCCCCGGGCGCCTGCGTGGTGCTCGAGAACGGTGTGATTCGAGGGGCGAACGCCGAGGCGGTCGACACCACGGGCATTCCTCGCAAGCGGCTGGTCGGCTCGCCACTGTCCGAGCTGATCATCCCCGAGACCCAGGTACCGGTGGCCGACTTCCTTTCCTCGGCTCGTCCCGAGGTCCACGCCATGCCGGTCCGCCTGGCGGCCGGGATGATGCCGCTCGAGTTGTCCGCACGCCGCATCAACGACGCCGTCATCGTCGTCGGACTCCGTCGCATGGAACTCGAGCACCAGCTCTCGGCCATCGCCGGCGGAGACCTCACCCACGACCAGATCACCGGGCTGCCGAACCGCTTCCACCTGCTCGAACAGCTGCACCACCGCCTCACCACCCAGTCGCCCCAGCCCCTGGCGGTAATTGCGCTGTGGATCGATGACCTGCCCAACCTCGCCGCCGAGCGGGGCCAACGGGTGGTCGAGCGGGTCTCGCGTCAGGTCGGCGAACGAGTGCAGGCCCGCCTGCGCGGCCCCGATCTGCTCGGTCGATTCGACGACGCGGCGTTTCTCGCCCTCCTCACCACCGATTCGCCGCCCGAACAGCTGCGAGAGATCGCCGAGCGACTTCGCGACGAGGTGGTCTTCCCGGTCGAATTCGACGGCAGCCTGATCAGCTTCACCGCCAGCGTGATGGTCGGCATGATCGGAACGAATCGGCCGACCATCGACAAGATCCAGTCCCGGCTCGAGGTCGTTGGCCGCCTCACCGCCACCGGTGACGGCAATCGCACCGAGATGGTGACCTTCTGACGCTTGCGGCGACCTGATCGGGCGTGCACGCTGTGCGGTGTGCCCGACAGATCCTCACCGCTCCATATCGGCATCGTGGGCTGCGGCCTCATCGGCCGCTTCCACGCGCGTTCCCTCCAGCCCGTCGCTGATCGCGCCCGGGTCACGACCGTCTTCGATCTCGACATGGTTCGAGCCACCGAGTTCGCCGACGAGTTCGGGGCCGAGGTGGCGCCGTCGCTCGACGCGCTGATCGCCGACGTCGACGCCGTCTACGTCTGCACCTGGACCGCGGCCCACCGCTCGATCGTCGAACAGGCCGTGGAAGCAGGACGGCCGGTGTTCTGCGAGAAACCACTCGATGTGGGCTTGGCCGAGGCACGGTCGCTGACCGAACTCGTGCTGGGAGCCGAGGTGACGAACCAGGTCGGGCTGGTGCTTCGACGGTCTCCGGCGATGCGTTGGGTCGCCCAGCGCCTGGCATCGGGAGTCGACGGTGGCGTCATGAGCATCGTGTTTCGCGATGACCAGTACTTCCCGACGCAGGGTACGTACGCCTCCACGTGGAGAGGCGACCGGTCGCTCGCCGGGTCCGGGGCGCTCCTCGAGCACTCGATCCATGACCTCGACCTGCTCGACTGGTGGATCGGCCCCATCACGAGTGTGGCGGCGATGACGGCGCACCACCACAGGATCGACGGCATCGAGGATCAGGCCACGGTGCTCCTGCGGGGCGAGGGCGACGCCGTGGCCACCCTGAGTTCGACGTGGCACGACGTGCTTTCGAGGCCAAGCCAGCGCCGAATCGAGATCTTCTGTCGACGAGCCACGATCACCGTGGAGGGGGAGTGGACGGGGCCGGTTCGGTGGGAGAGCGAGACCGACTCGGGTGTCCTCGAAGGCGCCGAGCTGGTGGCGTCGGTCCGATCCGACGGGCACACACAGAACCCCGACCGCGAGTTCGTCGATGCCGTCATCGCCGGCACGTCGGCGCACCCTGATGTGGCGGTGGCGCTGCGAGCCCATGTGCTCGCTGATGCGGCCTACCGATCGGCCGCCGACGGCGGGGCCGCAGTCACGGTGTCGTAGCCGGCCTCAAAGATCGCGGGCGGCATCGATCAGCGGGGTGAACCGGTCGAGGTCGGCCAGCACCTCGTCGCGCGGGCCCTGGCTCAGGCCCAGGACCGCACGGGTGATGCCCTGCGCCGCCAACTTCTCGAGCGATTCGGCGTCGGGCTTGGCGCCGAAGACACCGAGGGACACCGAGGCGGGATCACGCCCGATGTCCTCACACGCCGCCCGGACGGCGTCGATCCCGCTCGACAGGTCATAGCGCCCGCCGA
This window encodes:
- a CDS encoding ABC transporter permease, translating into MLKLIAWRLVRLLATLLAVSIITFGMTKLLPGDPVNAILGVDNLQDPELVEQIREELHLNDPLPVQYARWLGNAVQGDLGRSYITDQPVMTTIKERIPVTAQLAFMAVIIAVLLAVPIGVLGAYKQGKKADQISSAGVQVALSVPNFITGIFLTYLFSIKLGWFPNSSWKRLSEAGLIDNLKSAILPSVALASTQMAIFSRLVRSDMIATLQENFVLSARAKGLKDRYILLRHALRPSSLSLVTIVGINFGALLGGTVVIEFLFAIPGLGGRLLNAISQRDIMVIQGITVFVAAVYVIINTLVDLLYAVVDPRIRKG
- a CDS encoding ABC transporter permease, with protein sequence MTIAEGTTTAEDLIVFAEADQPPPGNEPKGRESALSIFRSMPIVVKLAAIWLILIVVGALYAKLDGLLDDALPLKDPLLQNNIFNPKTGQRGTGSPIENPSGNHWLGTDVLARDSFSRIVHGAWVSMIVATVSAVVGVCVGGFLGSLVGFVRGRTETIVMAFIDVILAFPALILLLAMVSIFEVRNLYVIAGVIGFLSIPAYTRVARANSLAISNREFVLAARAIGTKPRTILFKEIIPNVFPTLLSYALVAAAFVIVVEGSLSFLGLSVSPPTPTWGNMINEARRDIKVSILPVLWPSLALTLTVLSLNQVGDWFQKRRAVRSSAL
- a CDS encoding NAD(P)-dependent oxidoreductase; the encoded protein is MRIGFIGLGVMGFPMAGHLQQAGHEVTVYNRTSSKADAWVEQYGGALAATPANAAEGAEVVITIVGNDDDVRSVVYGDDGALDAMANGSVLIDHTTASAALARELGDACVARGVGFVDGPVSGGQAGAENGRLTVMCGGEAETFESVAPLLETYAINATLIGPVGSGQLTKMVNQIAIAGTLQGLSEGLHLAMLAGLDTDRVLATISKGAAGSWQMDNRGTTMVEGSFDFGFAVDWMRKDLGIALDEGNARGASLPVAALVDQFYARVQARGGNRWDTSSLIDLLQNP
- a CDS encoding aminotransferase class I/II-fold pyridoxal phosphate-dependent enzyme, with the translated sequence MSSRRSQIAPFHVMEVMRQAQEHESAGNEVLHLEVGQPGTPAPAGARAAAIAAIGTATLGYTAALGTPELRARIARWYDERHQLAVDPGCVVVTTGASGSCVLAFLALWDPGDRVAVIEPGYPCYRNDLEALGIDVVGLPVDIADQCKPTIEQLDALLPLDGLVLASPSNPTGTVLADHELQALARWADVNEVRLVVDEIYHGITFDRPATTALAHSANVVVFNSFSKYFSMTGWRLGWIVAPLDLIAPLERLAQNLSICAPSVSQVAGLAAFDDLAELDANVAVYAENRRIMLEGLANAGFDELAPADGAFYVWASIRHLGMDAVDLCQQWLRELDIAVTPGIDFDPRRGHDFVRFSYAGSTAHITEAMHRLGRWHAAREESAS
- a CDS encoding DUF983 domain-containing protein, with translation MNQPRLVKDQPKRPGPSTPTLLRRGATMACPACGERKGLFRRWTKMADACPNCGLVFGRFEGQWIGAIGINTIASFFILMVFVGVATALSFPNPNAKALIIMSVIVAVTMPLLLFPFSRTFWMGMDLMMTPLEPHEVDWTKVEPAIADDMKRRAAEIERERAEAEAALQRTTEGEQ
- a CDS encoding mycothione reductase, yielding MTTETYDLIIVGSGSGNSIPEYLDGWKIAIVERDVFGGTCLNRGCIPSKMFVLPADVAETVRHAQRLGINASVANIDWVGIRDRVFGLIDPIAAGGEVYRATGSEHITLLRGTARFIGDKTFNVAGPDGSNQTITAPKVLLAAGARPMIPAIPGLADVRYHTSDSIMRLDHFPPRLGIIGGGFIAVEMGHVFSGLGSDVHVFNRSTRLLRHHDAEISDRFTQVFSERVTFHAGCIPDRIEHADHTILVHADGHTHEFDELLVATGRVPNSDLLDAAAGGLELHDDGRVVVDETMATPVEGVWAVGDLANSYQLKHLANAEAKVAFWNLAHPDDLRSTNYAAVPSAVFSDPQVATVGYSESEATMLGIDYAVGRRDYGGTAYGWALIDETSFAKVLVSRSTGLVIGAHIIGPQAATLIQPLIQAMQFGLPAERMAREMYYIHPALTEVVENALLDALE
- a CDS encoding diguanylate cyclase, whose product is MPADADAEQIAEVLRYAPGACVVLENGVIRGANAEAVDTTGIPRKRLVGSPLSELIIPETQVPVADFLSSARPEVHAMPVRLAAGMMPLELSARRINDAVIVVGLRRMELEHQLSAIAGGDLTHDQITGLPNRFHLLEQLHHRLTTQSPQPLAVIALWIDDLPNLAAERGQRVVERVSRQVGERVQARLRGPDLLGRFDDAAFLALLTTDSPPEQLREIAERLRDEVVFPVEFDGSLISFTASVMVGMIGTNRPTIDKIQSRLEVVGRLTATGDGNRTEMVTF
- a CDS encoding Gfo/Idh/MocA family oxidoreductase; this translates as MPDRSSPLHIGIVGCGLIGRFHARSLQPVADRARVTTVFDLDMVRATEFADEFGAEVAPSLDALIADVDAVYVCTWTAAHRSIVEQAVEAGRPVFCEKPLDVGLAEARSLTELVLGAEVTNQVGLVLRRSPAMRWVAQRLASGVDGGVMSIVFRDDQYFPTQGTYASTWRGDRSLAGSGALLEHSIHDLDLLDWWIGPITSVAAMTAHHHRIDGIEDQATVLLRGEGDAVATLSSTWHDVLSRPSQRRIEIFCRRATITVEGEWTGPVRWESETDSGVLEGAELVASVRSDGHTQNPDREFVDAVIAGTSAHPDVAVALRAHVLADAAYRSAADGGAAVTVS